The following proteins come from a genomic window of Micromonas commoda chromosome 2, complete sequence:
- a CDS encoding predicted protein, producing MAAARTKRSEMTDISAALRTFASKGRPTKEEQAQRRQLFQKVIQYLTIGIDMSPVFSDVIMNAHTTDVATKKMLYHYITHYAQANADLALLTVNTLQKDCREEDPVIRGLALRSMASMQVPDLVEYLIDAIRLGLKDADPYPRKTAALGVLKVHDLAPEALAETEILEEVRRMLISDRDASVVANCLIVLREIDGERALATKQNVYGLINRIKDFTQWSQVTILETVALYKPADKSETFDVMNALEDRLQSSNSAVVLGTVKVFLHATLDLPDVHQQVFERLKAPLFTLANAGAAETAYAVWAHLHLLTMRAPPLFAMDYKSFFCRGSDAPAVKKLKIEMLTAVADDVNTYDIVSELCEYVTDVDAVIAREGVRAVGRIALDGDQNVAGIVDRLLQFIEYNQEHITAETLVQVKDLVRKHPRWIDQCVVAVSGIELETIVEPEAKAALVYLYGEFGQAMPEAPYMLEPLLDEFDEEESEEVRLELLASAMKLFFKRAPEMRDMLGKALAAGTNDANQDVHDRALMYARLLHQDPEAASRVIAGYKESVANFSDGAGFADKFGEQIFDEFNSLSVLYRKPAFLFTDDKPVEVPRTPDVIEAAGGGGGGSAMMGDSLIDFGDEPVGASSSRSAIDDLLGMPAGGGGGGGGGGGSGPGSSHNLLDLLDVPMDSASIPAAPPPPLVLRPAPSLDAATFQARWAALPPAPGCVSGPRVLTLGANAPAVLTAPPPLMSHLATRGFATIASGGAPSTGFKYYFYAQAADGAGTFLVEAVVNPVARAANVVLKTDAGDQRGAAAEDILAEAMASFAA from the exons ATGGCGGCAGCTCGCACGAAACGCAGCGAGATGACGGACATCTCAGCCGCGCTCCGGACGTTCGCATCGAAGGGCAGGCCCACGAAGGAGGAGCAGGCGCAGCGTCGCCAACTGTTTCAGAAGGTCATCCAGTACCTCACTATCGGCATTGACATGAGCCCGGTATTCTCGGATGTCATCATGAACGCCCACACCACGGACgtggcgacgaagaagatGCTCTATCACTACATCACGCACTACGCGCAGGCCAACGCGGATCTGGCGCTGCTGACGGTGAATACGCTGCAGAAAGACTgccgcgaggaggatccGGTCATTCGTGGGCTAGCCCTGCGGTCCATGGCGTCCATGCAGGTCCCAGACCTCGTGGAATACCTG ATTGACGCCATCCGCCTCGGCCTGAAAGATGCCGACCCATACCCTCGCAAGACTGCCGCCTTGGGCGTGCTCAAGGTTCACGACCTCGCGCCTGAGGCACTCGCGGAGACTGAGATCCTCGAGGAGGTCCGCCGCATGCTCATCtccgatcgcgacgcgtcggtggtgGCGAACTGCCTCATCGTCCTCCGCGAGATCGACGGGGAacgcgcgttggcgacgaaGCAGAACGTGTACGGCTTGATAAACCGAATCAAGGACTTCACCCAGTGGTCGCAGGTGACGATATTGGAGACTGTCGCGCTGTACAAACCCGCGGACAAGTCCGAGACTTTCGACGTCATGAACGCGCTGGAGGACCGGCTGCAGAGCTCCAACAGCGCCGTGGTGCTCGGCACCGTGAAGGTGTTCCTGCACGCCACCCTGGACCTCCCGGACGTGCACCAGCAGGTCTTCGAGCGGCTCAAGGCGCCGCTGTTTACCCTCGccaacgcgggcgccgcggagacggcgtaCGCGGTCTGGGCGCACCTCCACCTGCTGACGATGCGAGCGCCGCCCCTGTTCGCCATGGACTACAAGTCGTTCTTCTGCCGGGGttccgacgcgcccgcggtgaagaAGCTGAAGATCGAGATGCTCacggcggtcgcggacgacgtcaacACGTACGACATTGTGTCCGAACTCTGCGAATACGtcaccgacgtcgacgcggtcatcgcgAGGGAGGGCGTGAGAGCCGTCGGGCGGATCGCGTTGGACGGCGATCAGAACGTCGCGGGTATCGTGGATCGGCTCCTGCAATTCATCGAGTACAACCAGGAGCACATCACCGCCGAGACCTTGGTCCAAGTGAAGGATCTCGTCCGGAAGCATCCCAGGTGGATCGACCAGTGCGTGGTTGCGGTGAGCGGGATCGAGCTTGAGACCATCGTGGAGcccgaggcgaaggcggcgctggtGTACCTCTACGGCGAGTTCGGTCAGGCCATGCCCGAGGCGCCGTACATGCTCGAACCCTTGCTCGACGAGtttgacgaggaggagagcgagGAGGTGCGGCTCGAACTCTTGGCGTCTGCGATGAAGCTCTTCTTCAAGCGAGCGCCGGAAATGAGAGACATGCTCGgaaaggcgctcgccgcgggaaccAACGACGCCAACCAGGACGTCCACGATCGCGCGCTGATGTACGCCAGGTTGCTGCACCAAGATCCGGAGGCTGCCTCCAGGGTTATCGCCGGGTACAAAGAGAGCGTCGCAAACTTTTCAGACGGCGCGGGCTTTGCCGATAAATTCGGCGAGCAAATCTTTGACGAGTTCAACTCACTCTCTGTGCTCTATCGCAAACCCGCTTTCCTGTTCACCGACGATAAACCGGTGGAGGTACCGCGAACGCCGGACGtgatcgaggcggcgggcggcggaggcggtgggaGCGCCATGATGGGGGACAGCTTGATAGACTTTGGGGACGAACCGGTGGGCGCTTCGTCTTCTCGGAGCGCCATCGACGATTTGCTGGGAATGccagcgggcggcggcggcggcggcggggggggagGGGGAAGCGGACCGGGGAGCTCGCACAACCTCCTGGACCTGTTGGACGTCCCGATGGATTCGGCGAGTatacccgcggcgcccccgcctcctctAGTATTGCGCCCGGCTCCGTCGCTCGACGCTGCTACGTTTCAGGCTCGGTGGGCGGCtctgccccccgcgccgggttGCGTCTCGGGCCCGCGCGTCCTCACCCTCGgtgcgaacgcgccggcggtaCTCacggccccgccgccgctcatgTCGCAcctggcgacgcgcgggttcgcgacgatagcgagcggcggcgctccgagTACTGGATTCAAGTACTACTTTtacgcgcaggcggcggatggggcGGGTACGTTTCTGGTGGAGGCTGTCGTGAAccccgtcgcgagggcggcgaatGTGGTCCTGaagacggacgcgggggatcagaggggtgccgccgcggaggataTTTTAGCGGAGGCCatggcgtcgttcgcggcgtag
- a CDS encoding predicted protein, whose translation MLRSSRLASRALTHALACTSKSAAESAPTRANVRAAAATGRRRWEPESRGGWRGQSSSSDPHLHGWSPYKGFADTANDDMGFVEVDLSMVPRPVASGPASATIDRDGDPTFASVDFGSVRHYRIEVTTAAVRGAGTSGSVEITFIGDQGVSPPISLEYATDFTPRFERGTTLPFRVTSYMDPGRLSQVQVRLIPEMSQVGHGWLLENVKVTSEETGDVSHFRSRKWFGESDCGGRDGPLSQLLAKDVCPGKRERGETRADLPVVNLTVSAAGATVPHVDKTKEGIRAVMQREWGHGGEDAYFFKSSKIEGEKNVVAFGVADGVYMWRWQGIDAGEFSRRLMGLASEVFSGFTEVKSESNEHKFEKNRPEHLLKAAYAGVREEGVQGSTTACIATIDQTHGLLRSANVGDSGFMIVRGDPGNRGVCHRSPHQEHEFGRPFQLGHHANSDTPEDAMLTAFPLEPGDIVVMGSDGLWDNLSEIEILDVIESVFQGSSASAGLGAESQGVMNRASRELVSAAYTASMDKRRTTPYSLAATEWFDMVYSGGKKDDITAVVVNVG comes from the coding sequence ATGCTGAGGTCATCGCGCCTGGCGTCTCGGGCGCTAACCCACGCGCTGGCGTGCACGTCGaagtccgccgccgagtctgccccgacgcgggcgaaCGTCcgggcagccgcggcgacggggcggcgacgatgggaaCCCGAGAGCCGCGGTGGGTGGCGGGGgcaatcgtcgtcgtcggatccgCACCTTCACGGCTGGTCGCCGTACAAGGGTTTCGCGGACACCGCCAACGACGACATGGGCTTCGTCGAGGTGGACCTGAGCATGGTCCCGcggcccgtcgcgtccggcccggcgtcggccacgatcgatcgcgacggcgacccgaCCTTCGCGTCGGTCGATTTTGGCTCGGTCAGGCACTACCGGATAGAggtcaccaccgcggcggttcgcggcgcgggaaccTCGGGAAGTGTCGAGATCACCTTCATCGGTGACCAGGGCGTCTCGCCGCCCATATCGCTGGAGTACGCGACGGATTTCACGCCTAGGTTCGAGCGGGGCACCACCCTGCCGTTCAGGGTGACCAGCTACATGGACCCGGGGCGGCTGAGCCAAGTGCAGGTGCGGCTCATCCCCGAGATGTCCCAGGTTGGCCACGGATGGCTACTGGAGAACGTGAAGGTGACGAGCGAGGAGACCGGAGACGTGTCGCACTTTCGCAGCCGCAAGTGGTTCGGCGAGAGCGACTGCGGCGGCAGGGACGGGCCGCTCTCGCAGCTCCTCGCAAAGGACGTCTGCCCCGGGAAGAGGGAGAggggcgagacgcgcgcggatctgCCGGTGGTAAACCTGACCGTttccgccgcgggtgccacCGTGCCGCACGTGGACAAGACCAAGGAGGGCATACGGGCGGTGATGCAGCGCGAGTGGGGCCACGGAGGCGAGGACGCCTATTTTTTCAAGTCGTCCAAAATCGAGGGCGAGAAAAACGTGGTCGCCTTTGGCGTGGCCGACGGCGTGTACATGTGGCGGTGGCAGGGTATCGACGCCGGGGAGTTCAGCCGGCGTTTGATGGGCCTCGCCTCGGAGGTATTCTCGGGCTTCACCGAGGTGAAGAGCGAGAGCAACGAGCACAAGTTTGAAAAAAACCGGCCCGAGCACCTGCTCAAGGCTGCATACGCCGGAGTAAGGGAGGAAGGCGTGCAGGGGAGCACGACGGCGTGCATCGCCACCATCGACCAGACCCACGGCCTGCTCCGCAgcgcgaacgtcggcgaCAGCGGCTTCATGATCGTCCGGGGCGACCCGGGCAACCGCGGGGTGTGCCACCGGTCGCCACACCAGGAGCACGAGTTCGGCCGGCCCTTCCAGCTCGGCCACCACGCCAACAGCGACACGCCGGAAGACGCGATGCTCACCGCGTTCCCGTTGGAGCCCGGGGACATCGTGGTCATGGGCTCGGACGGACTCTGGGATAACCTGTCTGAGATTGAGATACTCGATGTCATCGAGTCCGTGTTTCAGggcagctccgcgagcgcggggctGGGCGCCGAGAGTCAGGGCGTGATGAACAGGGCGAGCAGGGAgctcgtctccgcggcgtacaCCGCGAGCATGGACAAGAGGCGGACCACGCCGtactcgctcgcggcgaccgagtGGTTCGACATGGTGTACTCTGGTGGCAAAAAGGACGACAtcaccgcggtcgtcgtcaaCGTCGGATGA
- a CDS encoding predicted protein encodes MLASRDMRDPAPKWAPETVERSPYGPLDVGDELFSPPSTSGGRDSEVRQRWQAYSDGAFGSVEPNVKTAAGAEDTARAYGVLPRRVMDDYDDVNTSVRPRIIDAETIISFAAAAASPAKFESSEVPTAKRVDPSPPPRRALDFARYEASAQRARTGLGASTARSVDAEMAKEQARDALLSFLEHKTRLRLSRGLQRRAFSMWRSLAAEAVAVRLRPRLQSPPSPAPAPVTRPASPPDSPPRTYDESHPSYGVMDEKLRRWLGTYAPASEPALPGDVLRRAHRVAGSGASLDTLETLVEALHAAEDRVKDVEAENAALGNDLYAASVVMEEMEAECVALREGVRRERDRADKWEARAREAEEAEEGRADENLKREVERLEEYARSLRTQWPVAVERAARRMRLEDEDARRHEGCRGRADRVDDYGWN; translated from the coding sequence ATGCTCGCGTCGAGGGACATGCGGGACCCGGCGCCAAAGTGGGCGCCGGAAACCGTCGAGCGGAGTCCTTACGGTCCGCTCGATGTCGGCGATGAGCTTttttcgccgccgtccaccaGCGGGGGACGGGACTCGGAAGTGCGCCAGAGGTGGCAGGCGTATTCAGATGGAGCTTTTGGCAGCGTCGAGCCGAACGTGaagaccgccgcgggagccgaggACACCGCGAGAGCGTACGGCGTCCTTCCCAGACGCGTGATGGATGACTACGACGACGTCAACACGAGCGTGCGCCCGCGTatcatcgacgccgagaccATAATATCCTttgccgcggccgccgcatCACCGGCCAAGTTCGAATCGTCGGAAGTGCCGACCGCCAAACGAGTCGACccgtcaccgcctcctcgccgagcctTGGATTTTGCGCGCTACGAGGCATCCGCCCAACGCGCGCGAACTGGGTTGGGGGCATCGACGGCCCGGTCCGTCGACGCTGAGATGGCCAAGGAgcaggcgcgcgacgcgctgctaTCGTTCCTCGAGCACAAGACTCGCCTGCGATTGAGCCGAGGCTTGCAACGACGTGCGTTCTCTATGTGGAGGTCCTTGGCGgccgaagccgtcgcggTGCGCCTGCGTCCCAGGCTCCAATCACCGCCATCGCCagcacccgcgcccgtcacgcgacccgcgtcgccgccggattcgccgcctcggaccTACGACGAGTCGCATCCGAGCTACGGGGTGATGGACGAGAAACTGCGACGCTGGCTCGGCACCTAtgcgccggcgtcggaacccgcgctgcccggcgacgtcctgAGGCGCGCACACCGCGTGGCCGGTAGCGGCGCCAGTCTCGATACCCTCGAGACCCTGGTGGAGGCGctgcacgccgcggaggaccgagtgaaggacgtcgaggctgaGAACGCGGCTCTCGGCAACGACCTctacgcggcgtcggtggtgATGGAAGAGATGGAGGCTGAGTGCGTCGCGTTGAGGGAGGGCGTGAGGCGAGAGAGGGATCGCGCGGATAAGTGGGAGGCacgggcgagggaggcggaggaggcggaggagggtcGTGCGGACGAGAACTTGAAGCGAGAGGTGGAGAGGCTTGAGGAGTACGCTCGGTCGCTTCGGACGCAGTGGCCGGTTGCGGTggagcgagccgcgcggaggatgcgactcgaggacgaggacgcgcgtcggcacGAGGGAtgccggggacgcgccgaCCGTGTCGACGATTACGGTTGGAACTAA
- a CDS encoding predicted protein, producing the protein MRVVPRASALNERIIQDANAAFSIPGSVVFEEGKGGLPVCKLTHKNGGTAEVYLFGACVTSWCQPSGDEVLFVRPDAVWDKSKPISGGIPICFPRFGPSPEMQQHGFARNVDWVVCSSSADPNPDDPEPSVMFKLKDNDYTREMWDVGFEATYEVTLRRDKLKIEFCVRNPPGAEKPIDFTAAVHTYIEVVDAASPECLVRGLKGKRYIDKAIDTDNLAPEPCAGDVTFGTGLIDRVFQETEPEALLHVGTGAAVSVENTRGWTDTVVWNPHETLDKEGTWKKFVCVESAAISSKVTLDPEKVWRAETNLCVIDL; encoded by the exons atgcgcgtcgtcccccgcgcctccgcgctgaACGAGCGCATCATTCAGGATGCCAACGCGGCGTTCTCCATCCCGGGCAGCGTCGTCTTCGAGGAGGGCAAAGGCGGCCTACCCGTGTGCAAGCTCACCCACAAGAACGGTGGCACCGCGGAGGTGTACCTcttcggcgcgtgcgtcacgTCGTG GTGCCagccgagcggcgacgaggttctCTTCgtccgccccgacgccgtgtGGGACAAGTCCAAGCCCATCTCCGGTGGAATCCCAATCTGCTTCCCCCGGTTTGGCCCGTCTCCCGAGATGCAGCAGCACGGCTTTGCCAGGAATGTGGACTGGGTCGTGTGCTCCTCTTCTGCGGACCCCAACCCGGATGACCCGGAGCCGTCCGTCATGTTCAAGCTCAAGGACAACGACTACACGCGGGAGATGTGGGACGTTGGATTCGAGGCGACGTACGAGGTGACATTGCGCAGGGACAAGCTCAAGATCGAGTTCTGCGTGCGCAATCCCCCGGGTGCGGAGAAGCCCATCgacttcaccgcggcggttcaCACGTACATCgaagtcgtcgacgcggcgtcgccggagtGTTTGGTCAGGGGGCTCAAGGGCAAGAGGTACATCGACAAGGCGATCGACACCGACAACCTCGCGCCGGAGCCGTGTGCCGGAGACGTGACCTTTGGGACGGGACTGATCGACCGGGTGTTCCAAGAGACggagcccgaggcgctcctccACGTGGGCACGGGCGCGGCTGTCTCTGTGGAGAAcacgcgcgggtggacgGACACGGTCGTGTGGAACCCTCACGAGACTTTGGACAAGGAGGGCACGTGGAAGAAGTTCGTGTGCGTGGAGAGCGCTGCGATCTCGAGCAAGGTGACTCTGGATCCTGAGAAGGTGTGGAGAGCCGAGACCAACCTATGCGTGATAGACCTGTag
- a CDS encoding ATP-binding cassette superfamily ((Uup homolog/duplicated ATPase)), whose translation MHLRDIFAKDAKPSKRRSSGTVTTGVRMEGVKKSFKGMEVLKGVSWDCQKGEKVGLVGWNGAGKTTQLRIITGEMEADEGEVMLADKVKIGYLTQEFEVKESNTVREEFMSAFGEESVVIKNTERIQKELENEPNMELMSILLEKLDELQRQADRLDLFNMERAIDKIMPQLGFVPEDNDRLVASFSGGWQMRISLGKILLQEPGLLLMDEPTNHLDLDAIQWLEEYLKTLEVPMVIVSHDREFLDQLCTKTVEVERGRATTYKGNYTDYQRQKVSGSAQQMVQYEKYMKEVTRQREMIRRLSGGGQSGRANAAAKELERLLDDPVEKPWVEKERRFRFPDAPRSTQIVARVENLTHGYDEKTLFKNTSLQIDRGERVAMIGPNGCGKSTMMRLMQQKEKPRAGTAMMGDSAQCKVNYFYQNQAEGLDTEKGVLQTLVEAAPDEGLNNLKALLGRMKFSTSFHNKPVKFLSGGEKARLALAKFMVTPANVLLLDEPTNHLDIPSKEMLEEALQSFEGTVIAISHDRYFLRQIATRVLNFDNGVVSDYMGDYSYFLEKNEKAGARDARLQKAAKEVEKTQVKAKSKMSKAEKAKLKKEKAKAFGGGSGQKKANKNAGRWN comes from the coding sequence ATGCACCTGCGCGATATCTTCGCCAAGGATGCCAAACCCTCGAAGCGTCGATCCAGCGGCACGGTGACCACCGGCGTGAGGATGGAGGGAGTCAAGAAATCCTTCAAGGGCATGGAGGTGCTCAAGGGCGTGTCCTGGGACTGCCAGAAGGGCGAGAAAGTCGGTCTGGTGGGATGGAACGGTGCCGGTAAGACCACCCAGCTGAGGATAATCACTGGCGAGATGGAGGCTGACGAGGGCGAAGTCATGCTCGCGGACAAAGTCAAGATCGGCTACCTCACCCAGGAGTTCGAGGTTAAGGAGTCAAACACCGTGCGCGAGGAGTTCATGAGCGCGTTTGGCGAGGAGAGCGTGGTCATCAAGAACACCGAACGCATccagaaggagctcgagaacgAACCCAACATGGAGCTTATGTCCATCCTCCTCGAGaagctcgacgagctccagAGGCAGGCTGACAGGCTCGACCTCTTCAACATGGAGCGCGCCATCGACAAGATCATGCCCCAGCTCGGGTTCGTCCCCGAGGACAACGAcaggctcgtcgcgtccTTCTCGGGTGGCTGGCAGATGCGCATCTCGCTCGGAAAAATTTTGCTTCAGGAGCCCGGTCTACTCCTGATGGACGAGCCCACGAACCACCTGGATCTCGACGCCATCCAATGGCTCGAGGAATACCTCAAGACGCTCGAGGTGCCCATGGTCATCGTCTCGCACGATCGCGAGTTCCTCGACCAGCTGTGCACCAAAACCGTCGAGGTGGAACGCGGCCGCGCCACCACTTACAAGGGCAACTACACCGACTACCAGCGTCAAAAAGTGAGCGGCAGCGCGCAGCAGATGGTCCAGTACGAGAAGTACATGAAGGAGGTGACGCGTCAGCGCGAGATGATCCGGAGGttgtccggcggcggccagtcCGGCAgggccaacgcggcggctaaggagctcgagcgcctgctcgACGACCCCGTCGAGAAGCCGTGGGTGGAGAAGGAGAGACGGTTCAGGTTCCCagacgcgccgcgatcgacgcagatcgtcgcgcgggtggaAAACCTCACGCACGGTTACGACGAGAAGACGCTGTTCAAGAACACGTCGCTTCAGattgaccgcggcgagcgcgtggcgaTGATCGGCCCCAACGGCTGCGGCAAGTCCACGATGATGCGGCTGATGCAGCAGAAGGAGAAGCCGCGGGCGGGCACGGCGATGATGGGCGACAGCGCTCAGTGCAAGGTGAACTACTTCTACCAGAACCAGGCGGAGGGTCTGGACACGGAGAAGGGCGTGCTGCAGACTCTGGTGGAGGCGGCTCCCGACGAGGGCCTCAACAACCTcaaggcgctcctcggccgCATGAAGTTCAGCACGAGCTTCCACAACAAACCCGTCAAGTTCCTGTCAGGCGGTGAGAAGGCCAGGCTGGCGCTCGCTAAGTTCATGGTCACCCCCGCCAatgtcctcctcctcgacgagcccaCCAACCACCTCGACATCCCCAGCAAGGAgatgctcgaggaggcgctccaGTCGTTTGAGGGAACCGTCATCGCGATCTCGCACGACCGCTACTTCCTCAGGCAGATCGCCACGAGGGTTCTTAACTTCGACAACGGCGTCGTATCGGACTACATGGGCGACTACTCGTATTTCCTCGAGAAGAACGAGAAGGCTGGTGCGAGGGACGCCAGGCTGCagaaggcggccaaggaggTTGAGAAGACGCAGGTCAAGGCCAAGTCCAAGATGAgcaaggcggagaaggccaagcTCAAGAAGGAGAAAGCCAAGGCGTTCGGTGGTGGCTCCGGCCAGAAGAAGGCGAACAAGAACGCGGGTAGGTGGAACTAA
- a CDS encoding predicted protein codes for MSAIVTRNIGVAARQWANRVSVRTVVIPGSHQEPLKEAAKRIGYWGEEQDIDSRWEPDQGPMFTPRAFEHGLRYI; via the coding sequence ATGAGCGCCATCGTCACCCGCAacatcggcgtcgcggcccgCCAGTGGGCTAACCGCGTCTCTGTCCGAACCGTGGTTATCCCCGGGTCGCACCAGGAGCCCCTGAAGGAGGCTGCCAAGAGGATAGGCTACTGGGGCGAGGAGCAGGATATCGACTCAAGGTGGGAGCCGGACCAGGGCCCCATGTTCACCCCGCGAGCCTTCGAACACGGCCTTCGATACATTTAA
- a CDS encoding predicted protein — MTDTDEDDGSSTSSLDVPSGVPGLEGVRYLHNLFPEEFLAELDEIRDGLTGSMASSNMYANRRFLRSNELARKVLSYLPKELGYTHVLSDMRFIEYPPGGHILPHVDGVRRDEETSGAESTTSFLLFTEEIPEGEGGETEFLESVDDDAKVLFGARPNRGSILLFPHGVAHRGNCVGCWPKVLLRGDLY; from the coding sequence ATGACGGacacggacgaggacgacgggtccTCAACATCTTCTCTCGACGTCCCATCCGGCGTTCCAGGGCTAGAGGGCGTCAGATACCTGCATAACCTCTTCCCAGAGGAGTTCCTCGCAGAGCTTGACGAGATTCGCGATGGCTTGACGggctcgatggcgtcgtcgaacaTGTACGCCAACAGGAGGTTCCTCAGGTCCAACGAACTCGCGCGCAAGGTGCTGAGCTATCTGCCGAAAGAGCTTGGATACACGCACGTGCTCAGCGACATGAGGTTCATAGAGTACCCTCCCGGGGGTCACATACTCCCTCATGTGGATGGGGTCAGGAGGGACGAAGAGACTTCCGGCGCAGAGTCCACCACCTCGTTCTTGCTGTTCACCGAGGAGAttcccgagggcgagggaggcgagacGGAGTTCTTGGAAAGCGTAGACGACGATGCAAAGGTACTTTTCGGGGCACGACCCAATCGGGGAAGCATCCTGCTCTTTCCTCACGGCGTGGCGCACAGAGGGAACTGCGTCGGGTGCTGGCCGAAGGTGCTGCTGCGAGGAGACCTGTACTGA
- a CDS encoding predicted protein yields the protein MIHYAKGYWGLPLFLRLHGSPFPRTLPFAVVSVTITIWLHLWDSGREEIVRSFAHPYPFQMYGFVIGFLVVLRTNHSLARFMEARTGVETMGSKWADSVAMLTAFDGCTVGSRSQEIGKPAMKQDHEHHDDHARFIARLTHLVSLLHAMALQHLRGDEELGNIVPARTRRQTNTTAGPELKRVWNRKEPKESAVEIADGPEDEGISGYLGTRAIKTDGKEETRLLAARYNHMGAHLIHAVTDDGKQARKNLVNPFLLREDQDLWVRCCAATPLAVIGGLDPHEFKELDELDCDRAYLVLAWIQALIIRRYEDLDGIRVGPPILSRVHQTLTNGMLGFNMADKIAKTPFPMPYAQMLSVCLVVFNLTMPIMVAGHINNLWLAILVNFISTVAYQGLNEVARELEDPFKPTHINDHGMPQLQAMFNSKVRAASPSVKKILTHWAQCDSWEVAKE from the coding sequence ATGATTCATTACGCGAAGGGATACTGGGGTCTGCCGCTCTTCCTGCGGCTCCACGGCAGCCCTTTCCCGCGCACCCTGCCCTTCGCCGTCGTGAGCGTCACAATCACCATCTGGCTGCACCTGTGGGACAGCGGGCGGGAGGAAATTGTTCGCTCCTTCGCGCACCCGTACCCTTTCCAGATGTACGGCTTCGTCATCGGCTTCCTCGTGGTGCTGAGGACGAACCACTCGTTGGCGCGCTTCATGGAGGCGCGCACCGGCGTGGAGACGATGGGTTCCAAGTGGGCGGACAGCGTCGCGATGCTCACCGCGTTCGACGGGTGCACCGTCGGATCTCGCTCGCAGGAGATTGGCAAGCCGGCGATGAAGCAGGACCACGAGCACCACGACGACCACGCGAGGTTCATCGCGAGGCTGACGCACCTGGTATCCCTGCTGCACGCGATGGCGTTGCAGCACctgcgcggggacgaggagctGGGGAACATCGTCCCGGCGAGGACCCGAAGGCAGACGAACACGACGGCGGGCCCGGAGCTCAAGCGAGTCTGGAACCGCAAAGAACCAAAGGAGAGCGCGGTGGAGATTGCGGACGGGCCGGAGGACGAGGGCATCTCGGGCTACCTCGGGACGAGAGCGATCAAAACGGACGGGAAGGAGGAGACGaggctgctcgcggcgaggtacaACCACATGGGCGCGCATCTCATACACGCGGTGACGGATGACGGGAAGCAGGCGCGAAAAAACCTGGTGAACCCGTTTCTGCTTCGCGAGGATCAAGATCTGTGGGTGCGgtgctgcgcggcgacgcccctcgCGGTCATAGGCGGACTAGACCCGCACGAGTTCAAGgagctggacgagctcgactgCGACAGGGCCTACCTGGTGCTCGCGTGGATCCAGGCGCTGATCATTCGAAGGTATGAGGACTTGGACGGCATTCGCGTCGGGCCGCCGATTCTATCTCGCGTGCACCAGACCCTCACCAACGGCATGCTCGGGTTTAACATGGCGGATAAGATCGCGAAGACGCCTTTCCCGATGCCCTACGCACAGATGTTGAGCGTGTGTCTGGTGGTCTTCAACCTGACGATGCCCATCATGGTCGCCGGTCACATCAACAACCTGTGGCTCGCGATTCTCGTAAACTTCATAAGCACGGTGGCGTACCAGGGCCTGAACGAAGTTGCCAGGGAGCTCGAGGATCCCTTCAAGCCGACGCACATAAACGACCACGGGATGCCCCAGCTGCAGGCGATGTTCAACAGCAAGGTTCGCGCTGCAAGCCCATCGGTGAAAAAAATTCTCACGCACTGGGCACAGTGCGATAGTTGGGAGGTCGCGAAAGAGTAA